The genomic interval AGATCTCAGCTTCccgaggaactgccacactgatatCCACAGTGACTGTaccactcccaccagcaatgaatgacTGCCCAGCTTTCCCTGCATCTACACCAGCATCTACACCCTTTGTTGTATTGCTCTTTACCATTCTGACCTGtgtgagatagaatctcaaagtagttttcatttgcatttctctgacggTTAAGGATGTCGAGCATTTCTGTAAGTGCTTCTCATCCATtcgtgtttcatcttttgagaactctttgcCTAGTTGTATaagccgttttttttttttaattgaattatttgctttcttgatgtTCCAGGGTTTTTAGTTCTTATATGCTTTAGATAGCAAGCCTTTATCAGTTGtataattggtaaagatcttttcccattggATAAGGAGATGAGGAGGATATaggaggaattgggggagggaaaaacatgataaaatgcattgtatgaaatttttttcaccaaaaaagaaaaagaaacatcacaTATACAATGTATAAAAGTTCTTATCATTCAATTCTaaaaaagttgtttttgtcattttatttttctagtaatttcattttattctatttgaAGAAAGCATCAATTTATGGTGAATTATATTAgagacaataggaaaaaaaacatgaacaaaaataatgaaaggtCCTTCCTAAGAATTCGAACACCCAGGATGGCACGCGAGGTACAGTGTAACCTCATGCATTCCAGCTCTTCCACAATGAGCCAGGCAGACAAGTGACTTGAGTGTTCTGTGACCTTAACTGTCAAATACACAAAAGGATATCTGTGTATCAGAGTCTTTGGGGTATACTTAACAAGCACTGCTCTTGGAATTCATTTCCTCAGTTGTACAGCAGACAATAATGCAAACGTCACAGGTTACATTAAGAACTCAGACAGCTTGTATAAACTGGTGCCTGTTTAGGGCCCAGTAAAAACCCCAAATTAGCTATTACTATGACTACTATCATTATTGTTAtataacaattattattattattattattattattattattattattataagtgtCTTATATTTAGCAAGTATTCCGTAGAcattaacatttatattttctcatttgtgcAGGACATTCTGAAAATAGCATAACTTGTGGCTTTAATGCAAACCTGGACATTGAACCTGGGCAGGTAATGCACAATGCTCTGGATCCTGGCGTATCCATCTGTTTCTAACTGGACATTTGTCCTGTCTACTTCTGAGAAGATTCTCCTTTTGGATGTCTGTGTGCTAAGTAGGGTAGCCATTGGCAGCTACATTACAGGATACCACAGAAGAGTTCTGCAGGCCCATGGAGGGAATTTATGGAGACACAAAGCTATCTAGTTTTTACAAGCTACTAAATATACTGCATCTCTCCAAGACCTCTCTTAGAACAAAACTCATTGAGAGGGTAGCtgatatagaaaaaaatgtttttttgagacagggtcttactgtgtagtcctgactagactggaattcactctgtagaccaggttggccttgaatccacctccctctgcctgggATCAAAGGCTGTGCACCGCatttaaaaagattaagaaaaatgtCTGCACCACTGCAGTGTTGAAAAATGCAGTGATCTGATTGGTTCTTACAAACTGTGGGCGGGTCCTTTTATTCCCATCCCATGGATAAACAAGGCAGTTAGTCAAACTAGACAGGGTTATCTCTCTTTTAATCCCCCCATTGCTTGGAAGGGCTTTTCTGTGACATCCTGTAACATGGTTACTCTAGAATTCTTTACTTACTGCACACACATCCAAGAGAAATTATAAGGCTGTTGAAACATGAACCCCTAGTGAAGGTGTACCTTAAACTGGAACATTTCATATCTTAAATCTGCCTCCAAGTTTCATAAAGGACAAAggaaaatatatcagaaaaagtaTCAGAAATACCATCTGACTAATGAAAAGCTTTCAACCTTGAATCCAAACCTTTGTGAGAAAAATACAATGGTCAAGTAAGAAGAAATATATTGATAGGATattggtagaaaaaaaatatatatccaaaCAATAAGGAGAATATGGGGACAGCTGTTCAAAAGGCTACAGCTTGTGTCTAAGGCATAGCAAGATTCAAAGCCCACTGTCATAAATGAAAAGTGgggtttaaaaaaatggaaaagctgaCAGACATTCCTAAATGGCCCCAGGCTTAGAGAGAGGTTGCCTTTGAGGATGTCGGACAAACCCCACAGAGAGCCCCAGCAGGCACCTTCAGCAGCTGAACTAACCTCACCCCTTGGCCCAGTTAACCATCCAAACTCTGGGGAGCACTCCAGAGAGCAGGCAAAGACTGCACAGTCGGAATAATTTCTCCAGCTGCTGCCTGTGCCTACAATCTTCTCGGCTCAGTACTTCATCCCCGAGAAGAGGTCAGTGACCTTTCTAAGGGCAGTCCAGCAAATGTTTTTAGTCATCcacacctttgtgtgtgtgaactgtgGGTTCTGACTTGAAAGACTCTGCCAgcaaagagggacagagaggcaggGCATTGGGCATTGAGTAAGAAGAGGACGCACCTGCTCACTGGAAGATGCCAATGCTGAGGGCAAGCAGTGCCTTTTCACGATTGCCCCTGAAGATTAGCCAGAATGCTCTGAATAATAATGTGTTGTGTTGAAAAATGTGTATATGggttatatgtgtgcatgcaggcagaTAATAAATGCTAGCTACCTGAAAGATGGTTACTGATGTTTTTGACCTTTAACCATACACTAAGCATTGTTCTTAGGGTCACTGTACTACTTAACTTCTATTGCTACACTGAGGGAGAGAGTGAATGTCCTCATTTTATAGGTAAGGAAGCAGGTTGAAAACTCTTTATAGAGCTAATGAGTAGAAACAGGGATTCAAACTATGAAAGTCAATTCTACTTTAACGAGTACATGTGTGTACTAACATGGGCAATGTTCTCTTTGGgtcacatacacatgctcacacaatatgaacacacacacacacatatacacacagatagatacatacacacacatacacatatgtacacacagacacacacaccatcattctAGTTCCATACCAGGGAAGCCAGGACCCTCTACGCCAATTTTCCATTCTTCTGGTTTAACACAATCCATGTACACAAGATTTGaagcaagaaataaaatgtagctgTTAGTTTTCAGAGaacaaaagtgaaaagaaaatagaacctTGAAGTGTGGAACACTTGCCAAAGATAGTGATGAGGAGCCAAGAAGAAGTTTCTCTATCTCTAAGATACTGATAACAAAACTACAACCTCCTAAAGCTTCAAAGAATTGATTTGAGTtcaataaatttttgaaaattcacAAGGAACTCATTTCTATTTTCTGAGGATGATCACCTAAAACCTCTGGGTAGAAAAATAGGTTCAGGTCTGTGACCATCATTTACAAGTCACTCACTGGTTGCCCATTGGTGGTTCACAACTCCATGTATTTCTAGTCTGTATTTTTCAAATTTGATTTAAGTGTCTGATGTGTGGGCTAGGATGCTGGGCATTAAACTGCCTGGTGGGACACAGGAGACACTCCACAAAGGTCTATCAGGGTCCAGAGGGGAAGACATGGCAAACCTATTCCAAACATCAGCTTTACTCACAGAGGagaatattgaaatatatatatttttttaaacaatgaagtACATGTGATAAAACTAGAACAGAAGGCTAAATCCAAACTCCAAATTTGAAATGTCCCACTTTGGAGCAACACCCCTAGACCCTGAAGTCACCCTCCCCTTATGTTTTTATTACTTCCTGAAAGATGTGCACAGTTCACGAAGGCATAGGCACACGTGTTTGTCCTGCATCCTGGACCACTGGGACTCACAATTAGAAAAGACCCAGATCAAGGTGGACTGTTATCTTTATACATTAGAAACAGCAATGGTCCATCTTTTTAGTTTCAAGCTCATCAACAGCTTATCAGCCTAGTGGGGCCTTGGGGACCCCAGCAGCTGAAGGgcacttcttttctcctttactcCTTCTCATGATGGACATGCTATGGTCTGCATTGTATTCAACTATTTGATCTCCAAACAAAGACATTTTCCTAggattttttatttaacaaactaaaataattataataataataatagtaactttTTGAAAGATTGCCTTTTCATTCTACCACTCCAAACCTTCCTCTCACATATAACTACCCTGCAAAATTATCTTGAAAGCCAAAACACATCAGATGAACAAAGGTAAGGCCTCTTCCTGATAGCAGAAAGTGCACCCACCTAGTGTTCTAGAGTGCAGTGGAGCTGGCCTTCTCCACCTTCTGAATGGATCAATATCCAAGGTGGTGTTGTCAGAGGCAAGCAGAGAAGTAACTTGAAAAACTTTTTAACTTATTGATCCTGAGTCttactttagaaaacaaatgagtATCCAGCACTCCTTGTGGATCCTACAGGACatttataaatagaaaatcttTGTCAGCCTTGACAAATTGGCTAGAGGAGCTGTCCAACTGCTGAAGCAGAAGGGACCACAGACCTTTGACAAGGTCTAGGCATGCTCATAGTGTGGTCATCCATGGGCCTTCAATTCATAATTTGCCTTATAAAGCTTTAGAGAAAGGCTCTGTTATTTTTACACTGCACCCTTTGTTAAGGTATGACCTAATCCAGAAAGAAATATCTATAGGATGCTCAGAGACTACAAAACAAAATGCCAGTCAAAGTCGAAGGTAAGATAGCTCGTGCGTAGGCGCTAACTCCAGCAGAAGAAGCTCTGTGAAACTGACTTCAATAGCTGTGAATTTGGACACCAGCTGGGGAGCCTTTGATTCATTCATAATGAGTAATGTTCTCATCACATTAATCTGACATATCTCCGAACTTCCGTCTCCCACCATAAATGTGACAGTATTATCCTCATTTGTCCCAGGTGACTCGTATCTAGAGATCTAACCTCCCTTAGAAATGTAAGCAGCATGAGTGCAAACTGATGTTATGTATCCAAATTTCACCAGTCATGGGGAAATTCCTTCAGTCTACTCCTGCTCAGGGAGGAAAGCCAACTTGTCTTGTCTCACAAGCTCCTGTTTGCACGAACTTAGCGGTGTCTAGCACAGCAGAGTGAAAGGTCACATGGTCAAAGATCAACATATGATTTGCTTTGCGATGTTTGCTTGATGAAGTGAGTTTCACTCAGTATGGAGGGTGGCTCATACTTACCACTTAAGAAATCATAATCAAGTTAACAGAACACCATGAAATTGAACCTCAATGTCTCATTCTCACCGATCAAACAATAATACACATTATGCACAGATATCCATAAGGCCGTGAAATTTTTTACTTCACATATTCAGTTTCTAATAACCCAAGGGTTGTCGCAAAAGCACTGCAACTCTTCCGCTATATTCTGTTTAGGGGGTGGTGGAATGGCAGCAGACCAGTTCCATGCTGTGTAGAAGGGGGCGCCCATTTGAGCTGACGAAAATGCACCACAGTAATCCTTAAAAGTGAAATTTCTGTATCCTGTAATCAGGAGTTGCCAGGCATTTGATTAAATACCCCAGGCACTGGATCCCCAACCAACTTCCATTTCTGCCCCTGACGGGCAAGCcagaaaaattaaaccaaaaaaaaacctggagaaaCAAAATGCGTATTTTAATACAGAAATGCTTTTACCTGCCATCCTGCTGTGAATGAAATGGGCCGGGCTCTCAAAATGTTTGTCAGCTTAACTCGCAGTTGGTGGCACGGTGAAAAATGTAGCCAGGCAGCCTTATTGTTGCCTCTGTCCTTTAACTGCCAGGTGGGATACAATAGAAGCatcaaagagaaacagaggagagggGAGTCCAGAAAGACCCCCAAAGGCTGACGAGCAGCAAACAAAGGAAAAGTTCCTAAGTCAAAGACATTGTGTTCTGCCATGTTGGCATCTCAGATCGCTTGCACACTAAAGATAAGGATGCCTCAATAATTGCCGCTTCCCCCAAACTGATTAGGAAATATTCAACTTGAAAAACTCACGAGACACGCTTAACCTTAGTCTAGAAGGAAAATGGCTGCATCACACTGCTTAGACGTAGATAACAAATATTCAGTATCTTATGAGAGAttccaatttaatgttttttgataggcatgaaaaaaatgttttcattttgatcCATACAACACTCATGCCGAGTGAAGTGAGCTAGAGACCGGTGCATTCTGGACTGTGTACACAGATATCTGGAACTGTATCCAGGTCTACCTCCTGCATAATCTCACCCTTGGTGGTTGTAATTTTATTCTCATAAAGATATTCCATCATTGCAACAGTATACATGTGGTTATCACTCATCGCaaaaatctttatttctcattttaaccTCAGAGCCCTTGAAAACTGCTATTGTCTTTGGTCACTTCAAAGAATTTACGCACCAGTCATTAAACTTCAGCAAGGAATAGAAAATAGCATGGCCTTTCCCCCAAAGAGTTCTAATGTACAccattttcactttatttatatACCTTCAATGATAGTCTGAGTCACAGCTAAGGAAGAtggaaaagagtaaaaacaatttgatttatatataaacataatcatTAAATAGACTAGTTTTAAACATCTCAAAAGAGTCACAGTTCAGACAAAGCATATGAAGCCTGACGGGACAGTGGTGAAGTCAAATGCAGTTTCATGGCACTTGATAAAATCTTACCGCATCAAATGGGAAATCCAAAGATTTTTCACTTTCAGCTATTTTATGTGTAATTCTGTGCTCTTCTAGCCAGCTGTCCTGCACATAACAGTGATGTGGGAACAATCAGGATCAGGACACTGTCTAATGTATCCAAGTTTGAGTAAAGATTGTACACAGCGTTTAGTGTTTCAGCCAATTTAAAAGTTTAGGCTAAGGAAAAGAGAATAAGACTGTTTTAACtggccaattaaaaaaaaaagcaaccccagctgggtggtggtggtgcacacctttaatcccagcattcaggaggcagaggcaggcagatctcattgagtttgaggtcagcctgttctacagagcaagtttcagaacagccagggcaacacagagaaaacttgtctcaaaaaaaaaaaattaaaaaaaaaaataaaaatcaaaaaccaatgaacaaaaaataaatgacaagatCATCACATTCACTACCATGAACTGGCACTTTTTGTAGATTGATATTTTATAATCAATTTCTGATTGCCCAAATGAGTATAATTCAAATATATTACTTTCTAGCTAGATTAAAGTAGTAATTTGGCCATTTTCTGCTTTTAAGCCTGAATAATCTTCCTGAATCATCAACTCTGCTCAAATTCATTATAAAAAGTTCCCCACACCACTTCCCATGAGGAAGACAACACCACAGAACCCAGGCTCCAGGACAGAACACACCAATCCCACCAGGGACAGATGAGTGTGACATCATGTAGGCCAGCAGGCTAATCACCACAATTATGCTTTACTTAGAAAACAAGTTGCACGTTCTCCATTACAACTTGCAAAGAATATACACATTGAAAGCAGGTTCCACTAGCACACAACATCCTCTAACTCTTTTAGTCAATTCACAATAAATCTCTTACCttgtggagagagggaagagctTCAGGCTCATAATAGAATGAGCGATGCGTAAAATGTTCTCCAGTTGACTTCCCACGGGATTTATACCTCCCAAGCCAGGAACACCTCTGCCTGCGCAGATGGAATGCTAAGCAATGTAGTAAAACAACTAAGGAATCAGAGCTACAGGTAAAAGGTCAAACAATtatgcttttaaataaaatgtaccaagaatgtgtaatgtgtgtgtatatatatatatatatatatatatatatatatatatatatatattcttattttaaagcaaattgaTGAAAACTGAATGACACCAACTTCTGTGCTTATGCTCTCATTGAATTTCCACACTTATTTGTTTGGCGAAGTTACTGCATTTTTCTGGAAGTAAAGGGTCATGTCACACTTGTTTCCAATCTAAATTTGGTCTCTGTTCCTTGGGCCCTATTTCCTCAGGcctgagaaagaaaatcaatggCCCCTACTCACCTTTGGAAGAATTTCACTGCCAAGTCTCCACGGTTCCGTGGGATCCAATAATCCGTGGCTCAGCATCGATTTTTCTGTGACACCTGTAGAGAcagcctctctttcctttc from Peromyscus maniculatus bairdii isolate BWxNUB_F1_BW_parent chromosome 18, HU_Pman_BW_mat_3.1, whole genome shotgun sequence carries:
- the LOC107399647 gene encoding uncharacterized protein LOC107399647; amino-acid sequence: MESAKKRRFMNSSPCTLHRMAAGNAFRSCPEKWARVTEIPLRFKSGVTEKSMLSHGLLDPTEPWRLGSEILPKHSICAGRGVPGLGGINPVGSQLENILRIAHSIMSLKLFPLSTSWLEEHRITHKIAESEKSLDFPFDALKDRGNNKAAWLHFSPCHQLRVKLTNILRARPISFTAGWQELTQEIN